One Cardinium endosymbiont cEper1 of Encarsia pergandiella genomic region harbors:
- a CDS encoding type B 50S ribosomal protein L31 — MKKDIHPEYRPVVFLDTSSGAKFMTRSTIHTSETIEWEDKKTYPLFKVEVSYVSHPFYTGKKIFVDTAGRIERFNQKYKKKNVTI, encoded by the coding sequence ATGAAAAAAGACATTCATCCAGAATATAGGCCAGTTGTCTTTTTAGACACTTCTAGTGGTGCTAAGTTTATGACGCGTTCTACTATACATACATCAGAAACTATTGAGTGGGAAGATAAAAAAACATATCCTTTGTTTAAAGTAGAAGTTAGTTATGTTTCCCATCCTTTTTATACAGGTAAGAAAATTTTTGTAGATACAGCAGGTAGGATTGAGCGTTTCAATCAAAAGTACAAAAAGAAAAATGTTACTATTTAA
- a CDS encoding IS6 family transposase, which yields MFTITLRLLPYFKGLCASPELILLFMYIKCRFSLSYRDLEETMRIRGAKIDHATLQRWVIKFMPRIDQEVRKRKRPVGSSWRMDETYVKLNGKWIYLYRAVDRYGDTVDCLLSERRDKSAAISFFRKAIRYNNTPSKVVVDKSGSNKAALDALNTAIDQDQKIQIFQNKYLNNRVEQDHRFIKKRIKPMLGFKSFHAVNITITGIENIRIIQKGQLIGAKKQASTFENFAKLMAA from the coding sequence ATATTTACTATTACCCTGAGATTATTGCCATATTTTAAAGGATTGTGTGCATCACCAGAGTTAATCCTTCTATTTATGTATATCAAATGTCGTTTTTCTTTAAGCTATAGAGACTTGGAAGAGACGATGCGTATCAGAGGCGCAAAGATTGATCATGCTACTTTACAAAGGTGGGTCATTAAGTTCATGCCACGCATAGATCAAGAAGTAAGAAAAAGAAAACGCCCAGTTGGTAGTAGCTGGAGAATGGATGAAACGTACGTAAAACTAAATGGTAAGTGGATTTATTTATATAGAGCAGTAGATCGTTATGGAGATACAGTTGATTGTCTTCTAAGTGAACGTAGAGACAAGTCTGCAGCTATTTCTTTTTTTCGTAAGGCTATCAGATATAATAACACTCCATCCAAAGTGGTAGTTGACAAAAGCGGTAGCAATAAAGCTGCACTTGATGCATTAAATACAGCAATAGATCAAGATCAGAAGATTCAAATATTTCAAAACAAATACTTGAATAATAGAGTTGAACAAGATCATAGATTCATTAAAAAACGGATCAAACCTATGTTAGGATTTAAGAGTTTTCATGCTGTTAACATTACCATTACAGGAATAGAAAATATTAGAATAATTCAAAAAGGACAATTAATAGGAGCTAAAAAACAAGCATCTACTTTTGAGAACTTTGCTAAACTTATGGCCGCATAA
- the asnS gene encoding asparagine--tRNA ligase codes for MYHKIKELLQFGTVGSAIEAKGWIRTKRINKQVIFLTINDGSCQQNLQVVMAPSALPKTLLNQLITGASIAVSGNLVASKGSNQLVELHGSQLTLLGNAPDYPLQPKAHSLEFLRTWPHLRFRTNTFSAVFRIRHAVSYAIHHFFHERGFFYLHTPIITAADAEGAGELFRVTSLNIAHLPKNLDGSIDFREDFFNQATNLTVSGQLAAEAAAMGLGAVYTFGPTFRAENSNTTRHLAEFWMVEPEVAFDNLEDTIALAEALLKCLLDYVLKQCPTELDFLNQRLLNYSNEQDRAELRLLERLRFVLAEPFARITYTEAIALLKEAESNKQGKFVYPVTDWGMDLQSEHERYLVEHHFKRPVVITDYPKDIKAFYMRQNDDGKTVAAMDVLFPGIGEIIGGSQREERIDYLEKAMQRTSIQDLNWYLDTRRFGTVPHSGFGLGLDRLILFITGMENIRDVIPFPRTPGHVPC; via the coding sequence TTGTATCACAAAATTAAAGAACTTTTACAATTTGGCACAGTAGGTAGTGCAATTGAAGCAAAAGGCTGGATCCGCACCAAACGTATCAATAAACAAGTTATATTCCTTACGATAAATGATGGTTCTTGCCAACAAAACCTACAGGTAGTTATGGCACCATCTGCACTTCCCAAGACACTGCTCAACCAACTGATTACAGGTGCTAGTATTGCAGTATCTGGCAATCTAGTAGCTTCAAAAGGTAGCAATCAATTGGTGGAATTACATGGTTCCCAACTGACCCTACTAGGTAATGCGCCAGACTATCCCTTACAACCCAAAGCCCATTCGTTAGAATTTCTACGCACATGGCCACATCTTCGTTTTCGCACCAATACCTTTAGTGCCGTGTTTCGCATTAGACATGCCGTTAGTTATGCAATTCACCATTTTTTTCATGAGCGTGGTTTTTTTTACCTTCACACGCCTATTATTACTGCAGCTGATGCAGAAGGTGCAGGAGAATTATTTCGTGTAACCAGCCTGAATATTGCCCACTTACCTAAAAATCTAGATGGTAGTATTGATTTTAGAGAAGATTTTTTTAATCAGGCTACTAACTTAACAGTATCTGGACAACTTGCTGCAGAAGCAGCAGCCATGGGACTAGGGGCAGTCTATACCTTTGGTCCTACTTTTAGGGCAGAAAATTCTAATACAACCAGACACTTAGCAGAATTTTGGATGGTTGAACCAGAGGTGGCTTTTGATAACCTAGAGGATACTATTGCGCTTGCAGAAGCGTTGTTAAAATGCTTATTAGACTATGTACTAAAACAGTGTCCCACAGAACTGGATTTTTTGAACCAACGTTTGCTTAACTATAGCAACGAACAAGATCGAGCTGAGCTGCGGCTGTTAGAACGGTTGCGATTCGTATTGGCAGAGCCTTTTGCGCGTATTACCTACACAGAAGCCATTGCCCTTTTAAAGGAAGCTGAATCAAATAAGCAAGGTAAGTTTGTCTATCCTGTTACCGACTGGGGTATGGATCTTCAATCAGAACATGAACGTTATTTGGTAGAACATCATTTTAAAAGACCTGTAGTAATAACGGATTACCCAAAAGATATCAAAGCATTTTACATGCGACAAAATGATGATGGCAAAACAGTAGCAGCTATGGATGTGCTTTTCCCTGGTATAGGAGAAATTATTGGAGGATCCCAAAGAGAAGAGCGCATAGATTATTTAGAAAAAGCAATGCAGCGTACTTCTATTCAAGATCTAAACTGGTATCTGGATACCAGACGTTTTGGTACCGTACCCCATAGCGGATTTGGTTTAGGGCTTGACCGGTTGATATTGTTTATAACGGGTATGGAAAACATACGTGATGTGATTCCATTTCCACGTACACCAGGTCATGTACCTTGTTAA
- a CDS encoding ATP-binding protein: protein MQFAKIPDHYAFKNALIRMAATDKVAHAQLFIGPTGSANLALALAFATYLNCRSPKQTNACGNCFSCASMEQLTHPDLLLIFPKKTSSAIFDAQSDRNYLDTFRNLLKKNPFLTLEEWISAMHFDRKQCQISKKEVGKIIEQLSLKPFMGPYKVVCIWLPEYLHHTAANALLKTLEEPPPSTVFLLVGSNSEKVLPTIRSRAQHHAIPPFSEEAIEQMLRNSYSDLDAHRCKEIAFLAQGNLSKAFQLIEQSVRENFDYFSQWIRCCYSGNLIKLVAQAEVFYKLSIEVQKNFFTYALQMSRATLLGKFNHPLFQLGLPAEATFLKKFGLNVSINQLKEIITQLMQAYYYVERNGNPKMVYLHMSIQIINIFASI from the coding sequence ATGCAATTTGCCAAGATACCTGACCACTACGCTTTTAAAAATGCTTTAATAAGAATGGCTGCTACCGATAAGGTAGCACATGCGCAGCTTTTTATAGGTCCTACTGGTTCTGCAAATCTTGCTTTAGCATTAGCCTTTGCTACTTATCTAAATTGTAGATCCCCTAAGCAAACAAATGCTTGTGGCAATTGTTTTTCCTGTGCCAGCATGGAACAATTGACCCATCCGGATTTGCTACTAATTTTTCCTAAAAAAACTAGTAGTGCAATTTTTGATGCGCAATCAGATAGGAATTATCTAGACACATTCCGTAATTTGCTTAAAAAAAATCCTTTTTTGACGTTAGAAGAGTGGATTAGTGCTATGCACTTTGATCGTAAACAATGTCAAATTAGTAAAAAAGAGGTTGGTAAAATTATCGAACAACTTAGCTTAAAACCTTTTATGGGGCCATATAAAGTTGTCTGCATATGGCTACCAGAATATCTCCATCATACAGCAGCTAATGCACTATTAAAAACCTTAGAAGAGCCACCGCCATCTACTGTTTTTTTATTGGTGGGTTCCAATAGTGAAAAAGTATTACCAACCATTCGATCACGTGCTCAACACCATGCTATTCCTCCTTTTTCCGAAGAAGCCATTGAGCAAATGTTGCGCAATAGCTATAGCGATTTAGATGCCCATCGATGTAAAGAGATAGCATTTCTAGCTCAAGGGAATCTGTCTAAAGCTTTTCAACTGATCGAGCAAAGTGTTAGGGAAAACTTTGACTATTTTAGTCAGTGGATACGTTGTTGCTATAGTGGTAATTTGATTAAATTAGTTGCCCAAGCTGAAGTATTTTATAAACTATCTATTGAAGTACAAAAGAATTTTTTTACTTATGCACTACAGATGAGTAGAGCCACCTTATTGGGCAAATTCAATCATCCACTTTTTCAACTAGGTTTGCCTGCTGAGGCAACGTTTCTCAAGAAATTTGGTCTTAATGTGAGCATAAACCAATTAAAAGAGATTATAACACAATTGATGCAGGCTTATTATTATGTAGAACGAAATGGCAATCCAAAAATGGTTTACCTCCATATGTCCATTCAAATCATAAATATTTTTGCCTCTATTTAG
- a CDS encoding sodium:solute symporter family protein, with product MSVDFLLVSFAIFLLCTLLVSLCTLNRNKKVTNFVAHAIGHKQFSTFTIVATIAGVHCTGPLLHYSIVDVPSKGVFYIAYRIGITLFPLLFLSWLSGRMHKFMDNLSMPETMATAYGSCGRLITALFEVANAVIIISLQIHVIYNTASRLIPSASPLVVTILIAIVMVVYAMFGGARAIALTDVWQCTVFTTLLIVLTWLVFKQTGQPIIEMIDFLQDQKQFELHNLMPSDGKVKSILRYLSFIFSSVSPYLVHNVYIASSPTQARKAFLYAGIFCTAIVASMLVVGLFSFVRFPNIPSKDIWDYFLAHASPHLKGMVCLIILACAMSTVDSRLHVVGIMFAYDIPKSIPFLKRFVYPHQLLVARLALLLVAVFTLVLSFNSLSILRKILAWYGRLYVPILMAPFILVVLDFRTTLPVALIGMVTGLLSVFAWHKWIFPILRTDSSQVPCMLMTSLAMIVVHYLVNRQKKIRSSKKKLGSI from the coding sequence ATGTCAGTTGATTTTTTATTGGTTTCATTCGCCATATTTTTGCTATGTACGTTGTTGGTTTCTTTGTGCACCTTGAATAGAAACAAAAAAGTTACCAACTTTGTAGCGCATGCTATTGGACATAAACAATTTTCTACATTTACTATAGTAGCTACTATAGCAGGTGTCCATTGTACTGGCCCATTACTACACTATAGTATAGTAGATGTTCCTAGTAAGGGCGTTTTCTATATAGCGTATAGAATAGGTATTACGCTTTTTCCCTTATTATTCTTAAGCTGGTTATCAGGCCGTATGCACAAGTTTATGGATAACCTATCGATGCCAGAGACAATGGCTACTGCATATGGTAGTTGTGGAAGATTGATTACTGCTCTGTTTGAGGTTGCTAATGCAGTCATTATTATTTCATTACAAATCCATGTTATATATAATACAGCTAGCCGATTGATCCCTTCAGCTAGTCCACTGGTGGTTACTATACTCATCGCTATAGTCATGGTTGTTTATGCAATGTTTGGTGGTGCGCGTGCTATTGCGTTGACAGATGTATGGCAATGCACTGTTTTTACTACACTTCTTATTGTACTAACTTGGCTAGTTTTTAAGCAAACAGGTCAACCAATTATTGAAATGATTGACTTTTTGCAAGATCAAAAACAATTCGAACTACATAATCTTATGCCCTCCGATGGTAAGGTAAAAAGCATACTGCGATACCTTTCTTTTATTTTTAGTTCGGTAAGTCCATATCTTGTCCATAATGTATATATAGCTTCTAGCCCAACTCAGGCAAGAAAAGCATTCTTATATGCGGGTATTTTTTGTACTGCTATTGTAGCATCTATGCTAGTAGTGGGTTTGTTTAGCTTTGTCCGGTTTCCCAATATACCCTCTAAAGATATTTGGGATTATTTTCTTGCCCATGCTTCTCCTCACTTAAAAGGAATGGTCTGTTTGATTATATTAGCTTGCGCTATGTCTACGGTCGATTCTAGGTTACATGTAGTGGGTATTATGTTTGCTTATGATATACCCAAAAGTATACCTTTTTTAAAAAGATTTGTTTATCCCCACCAACTTCTAGTCGCACGTCTAGCGCTGTTGCTGGTGGCAGTATTCACTTTGGTGCTCTCTTTTAATTCTTTGTCTATACTACGGAAAATCCTTGCATGGTATGGTCGTTTGTATGTACCCATACTAATGGCTCCATTTATTTTAGTTGTTTTAGATTTCCGTACTACTTTGCCTGTTGCTTTAATAGGCATGGTTACGGGCTTACTATCTGTTTTTGCTTGGCACAAATGGATATTTCCTATACTTCGTACAGATAGTAGCCAGGTGCCTTGTATGTTAATGACTAGCTTGGCTATGATCGTAGTACACTATTTAGTAAACAGACAAAAAAAGATAAGATCCTCTAAAAAAAAGCTTGGGTCGATTTAG
- the rpoN gene encoding RNA polymerase factor sigma-54, translating into MQKLQLEQRLTQRLSGQQIQFIKLLQVPTVALNDYISKEVVTNPLLDEVKEVASEELSCLSEQLAQDFSDYRSIDLNKKIYKTEAHPTRDLWTPAIVSLQEKLREQLHLLHLNKIGYIIGEHLIGSLDQNGYLSCDLETVLQDLHVMHYLELSLEEVEEVLTAIQDLDPPGIAARNLQECLLIQLKGQNQKDPLIQLSQRVVSSCFEAFTKKHYGVMVKKLGVTDTNFLKKALAHIARLNPRPGQHNNGIGYGNEYLTPDFIILENRGKLSVELVHYPIYKPRFNKRYLNILETYEKKRKQDLKSQEMIAFLRKNLEHAKWFMEALSQRSETLLKTMEAILQLQYAFFSEEEETDKLKPMVLQHVADRVGMDASTVSRIVNQKSVQGRFGVYPLKFFFSEAINRSTGEDISNKVVKNRILELINTEHKKNPYSDERIVALLAAEGYNVARRTVTKYRKQLHLPVARLRKILI; encoded by the coding sequence ATGCAGAAGTTACAATTAGAACAACGGTTAACCCAGAGATTGTCGGGACAACAAATTCAATTTATTAAGTTATTACAAGTACCTACTGTAGCACTTAACGACTATATCTCAAAAGAGGTCGTTACGAATCCTTTATTAGATGAGGTAAAAGAGGTGGCAAGTGAAGAACTATCTTGCCTATCAGAACAACTTGCTCAGGATTTTTCTGATTATCGTTCAATTGATTTAAATAAAAAAATATACAAAACAGAGGCTCATCCCACGCGTGACCTTTGGACGCCAGCTATTGTTTCACTACAAGAAAAATTGAGAGAACAACTTCATTTGCTCCACTTAAATAAGATAGGATATATAATAGGTGAACATCTAATTGGTAGTTTAGATCAAAATGGCTACCTTTCATGTGATTTGGAAACAGTGTTACAAGATCTTCATGTAATGCATTATTTAGAACTGTCTCTAGAAGAAGTTGAAGAAGTATTAACCGCTATTCAGGATTTAGATCCACCTGGCATTGCAGCTAGAAATCTACAAGAGTGTTTATTAATTCAACTGAAAGGGCAAAATCAGAAAGATCCACTTATTCAGTTGTCACAGCGTGTGGTAAGTAGTTGTTTTGAAGCTTTTACGAAGAAACACTACGGCGTAATGGTTAAAAAATTAGGCGTTACTGACACAAATTTTTTAAAGAAAGCACTGGCACATATTGCTCGGCTTAATCCTAGGCCAGGCCAACATAATAATGGAATAGGGTATGGCAATGAGTATCTTACTCCAGACTTTATAATTTTAGAAAATCGAGGAAAACTTAGTGTTGAACTGGTTCACTACCCGATTTATAAGCCACGTTTTAATAAAAGATATCTTAATATACTGGAAACGTATGAGAAAAAACGTAAACAAGATTTAAAAAGTCAGGAGATGATTGCTTTTTTAAGAAAAAATCTAGAGCATGCCAAATGGTTTATGGAAGCGCTGAGTCAGCGGAGTGAAACACTTTTAAAAACTATGGAAGCAATTTTACAACTGCAATATGCTTTCTTTTCAGAAGAGGAAGAAACTGATAAATTAAAGCCAATGGTTTTGCAGCATGTAGCCGATAGAGTTGGTATGGATGCGTCTACTGTTTCAAGAATTGTCAACCAAAAGTCAGTACAAGGTAGGTTTGGTGTATATCCTCTAAAGTTTTTTTTCTCTGAAGCCATCAACAGATCTACTGGAGAAGATATTAGCAATAAGGTTGTTAAAAACAGAATTTTAGAATTAATTAATACTGAGCATAAAAAAAATCCTTACTCGGATGAACGTATTGTAGCGTTATTGGCAGCTGAGGGATATAATGTGGCACGCCGTACCGTCACTAAGTACAGAAAGCAATTGCATCTACCAGTTGCTAGGTTACGAAAGATACTGATATAA
- a CDS encoding baseplate J/gp47 family protein codes for MNIQKKLNILFARRGTCHAERLLPQLVENDLLISDRQLSDHLRFLYLYTDLLAYYDNNNQRIDENIWRRFLEQDDTVVRSLILHTNIDTLKKRIHEDFLTLRRMHRGISDGKSMETILSVAQELIILLDYWYKNLSNEDIVRVKLATIIDEEINTHITKIYGLLQQYHKTSSIQSFINFSTFLYQKCDNTSLWQLKSDLFYDEVGCRQLNDDQVIDIFDDFFDAVFNTIYTLKALSASDYFDTLSSKNKEPHMALLIAFLQLLEYADGHLNYIPQKSLDHYYRHVLKFNNNPSIPDQAYVHFVLSPNHSFAFVPEGSLLVAKNPVNGEDILFETKRNITLNKAKISEINTLFTTKKIDKEGYQTIELSAATYNRELLQTLPFQLFPTLKDNKVAKKQTNQHLALLVGSPLLYLSEGIRTIYIKWKFNFESFQVLIKRNPSKEMDNEGLLKQLSDIFHSMLRVQVTTKDGWLDIPKEFVTIRFIHDTCCLDMTLLLNTEVPPVEALPTEYKGGIVNPGTPTLSIGIRDGASLTGLYLLSGLVLERIDLKVRVQGYRGLILQNQLGIIDNSQIFEPFGPLAKLDSSFYIGSGEIFSKNLTDLKIHIKWDSLPTIEGGFKSYYDAYPIKVNNDDFKVSISYLNHQHWNPSYVQNRQRVSLFQVVKTSKGSERLDDLRTISEIDVAALRITKTNTPLDVSVYGPKTAAGFLKLQLYTPEQAFGHAIYPNLMSSVLVKNVQKKQEEDSIILNEPYTPRIKAITVDYEAEESIVLTSPPGEEEEKYLNSFFRLASFGYLKLFPSKLVAPVTLLPLIPEQFIAFGIEDLNGTNLSMHIAIRENSSDQETPKPKWFYLYDNIWEPFEEAIVVDGTNGLSKSGIMIFDLSKLPSDLNKNNTCMKPGLTWFKAQFMNDIGVLPTIVGVYIQAVPVSRLMDKNGVFSTPVLPEKAIQQLKNPIEGIELVQQPCQTFGGRQFENHQALYRRVSERLRHKNRAISVWDYERMILEKFPEIFRVKCINHTSKSRNNMINPGHITIVVMAKTELSVGMPMVSRQLLAKIKTYIQSVSAPFIKCEVVNPTYEDVKVNFTVKFKPDYEKGLFLNLLHQDLYNFFSPWLLNPSEDVQLGDSIPTSKIIDFINNRYYVEGIGNFSILKYSGKPPDLKLDKITTYDSHLFASHPWSVMVSSKKHKIAVVDTFDTALKLRHGSIGDMAIAEDFIVGPWQVPKEEELLPPCIDQDSPIPSLEQYYLITKKYIKTDHGHH; via the coding sequence ATGAATATTCAAAAGAAACTTAATATTTTATTTGCCAGAAGAGGCACCTGCCACGCTGAACGATTACTTCCTCAATTAGTAGAAAACGATCTCTTGATTAGTGATAGACAACTTAGTGATCACCTTCGCTTTCTTTATCTGTATACAGATTTATTAGCCTACTACGACAACAACAATCAACGAATAGATGAAAATATCTGGCGAAGGTTTCTAGAGCAGGATGATACAGTTGTACGTTCTCTAATTTTGCATACCAATATTGATACGTTAAAAAAACGTATTCATGAAGATTTTTTAACACTACGGCGGATGCATAGAGGCATTTCAGATGGCAAGTCTATGGAAACCATATTGTCCGTCGCGCAAGAGCTGATTATATTATTGGATTATTGGTATAAAAACCTATCCAATGAAGATATAGTTCGAGTAAAACTAGCTACTATTATAGATGAAGAAATCAATACCCATATCACTAAAATATATGGATTGCTCCAGCAGTATCATAAAACCAGTTCTATTCAATCTTTTATAAACTTTTCTACTTTTCTTTATCAAAAGTGTGATAATACTTCTTTATGGCAATTAAAATCCGATTTGTTTTATGATGAAGTAGGGTGTAGACAGCTTAATGATGATCAAGTTATTGATATCTTTGATGATTTTTTTGATGCAGTTTTTAATACCATTTATACCTTAAAAGCGCTATCTGCTAGCGATTATTTTGACACCCTTTCTTCTAAGAACAAAGAACCGCATATGGCACTATTGATAGCTTTTTTACAGCTCCTAGAGTATGCAGATGGCCACCTTAATTATATTCCACAAAAGAGCTTAGATCACTACTATAGGCATGTATTAAAATTTAATAATAATCCTTCTATTCCGGACCAGGCTTATGTCCATTTTGTGCTTAGCCCCAACCATTCTTTTGCTTTTGTACCAGAAGGCAGCCTTTTGGTTGCAAAAAATCCAGTTAATGGTGAAGATATTTTGTTTGAAACAAAAAGGAATATAACCTTAAATAAAGCCAAAATTTCTGAGATTAATACCCTATTTACTACTAAAAAAATTGATAAAGAAGGATATCAAACCATTGAATTATCTGCTGCTACTTATAATAGAGAACTCTTGCAGACCCTTCCCTTTCAATTATTCCCTACCTTAAAAGATAATAAAGTAGCCAAAAAGCAAACCAACCAACACTTGGCTTTATTGGTTGGTTCCCCTTTATTGTATCTTTCTGAAGGCATTCGTACCATTTATATAAAATGGAAATTTAACTTTGAGTCTTTTCAGGTATTAATCAAGAGGAATCCAAGTAAAGAAATGGATAATGAAGGATTGTTAAAACAATTGTCAGATATCTTTCACAGCATGTTAAGGGTACAAGTTACCACTAAAGATGGGTGGTTAGATATACCAAAAGAATTTGTAACGATACGGTTTATCCATGATACCTGTTGTCTAGATATGACACTATTGCTCAATACAGAAGTACCACCAGTCGAAGCGTTGCCTACCGAATACAAAGGGGGTATCGTTAATCCTGGGACTCCTACTTTATCTATTGGCATACGTGATGGCGCCTCACTTACTGGTTTGTATCTTTTAAGTGGATTGGTATTGGAAAGAATAGATTTAAAGGTTCGTGTACAGGGATATCGTGGATTAATTCTTCAGAATCAATTAGGTATTATTGATAATAGTCAAATTTTTGAACCTTTCGGCCCATTAGCCAAATTAGACAGTAGTTTTTATATAGGAAGTGGCGAAATTTTTTCTAAAAATTTAACTGATTTAAAAATACATATCAAATGGGATAGTCTTCCTACGATAGAAGGAGGGTTTAAGAGTTATTATGATGCGTATCCTATTAAAGTGAACAATGATGACTTCAAAGTCAGTATTTCTTACTTAAATCATCAGCATTGGAATCCATCTTATGTTCAAAATAGGCAACGGGTATCTCTTTTTCAAGTTGTTAAAACCAGTAAAGGTAGTGAGCGGTTAGATGATCTTAGGACCATTAGTGAAATTGATGTAGCTGCATTACGGATCACTAAAACAAATACCCCGTTAGATGTTTCCGTTTATGGTCCTAAAACAGCAGCCGGCTTCTTAAAATTGCAATTATATACACCCGAACAAGCTTTTGGTCATGCTATCTATCCCAATTTGATGAGTAGTGTACTCGTTAAAAATGTTCAGAAAAAACAAGAAGAAGATTCTATTATTTTGAATGAGCCTTATACACCCCGTATCAAGGCCATTACCGTAGATTATGAAGCAGAGGAGTCTATTGTATTGACTTCTCCTCCTGGAGAAGAGGAAGAAAAGTATCTAAACAGTTTTTTTCGTCTTGCTTCTTTTGGCTATTTAAAGCTATTTCCCAGCAAGTTAGTCGCACCAGTTACATTATTACCATTGATACCAGAGCAATTTATAGCTTTTGGTATAGAAGATCTAAATGGTACAAATTTATCCATGCATATAGCTATTCGTGAAAATAGTTCAGATCAAGAAACCCCAAAACCCAAATGGTTCTACTTATATGATAATATTTGGGAGCCCTTTGAGGAAGCGATTGTTGTAGACGGCACCAATGGGTTATCCAAGTCTGGCATTATGATCTTTGATTTATCTAAATTGCCCAGTGATCTCAATAAAAATAATACCTGCATGAAGCCAGGATTAACTTGGTTTAAAGCACAATTTATGAATGACATCGGCGTCCTGCCCACTATAGTAGGCGTTTATATACAAGCCGTTCCTGTCTCAAGACTTATGGATAAAAATGGTGTTTTTTCTACTCCAGTACTACCCGAAAAAGCGATTCAACAGCTTAAAAATCCTATAGAGGGTATTGAATTGGTCCAACAGCCTTGTCAAACCTTTGGAGGAAGACAGTTTGAAAATCACCAAGCCTTATATAGACGGGTTAGTGAGCGGTTAAGGCATAAAAATAGAGCCATATCGGTCTGGGATTATGAACGAATGATCCTTGAAAAATTTCCAGAAATTTTCAGGGTAAAGTGTATCAACCATACCTCAAAAAGCAGGAATAATATGATAAATCCTGGTCATATAACTATTGTAGTGATGGCTAAAACAGAGCTTAGTGTGGGTATGCCCATGGTAAGTAGGCAGCTATTAGCTAAAATTAAAACATATATTCAAAGTGTAAGTGCTCCATTTATAAAGTGTGAAGTAGTAAATCCCACTTATGAGGATGTGAAGGTTAATTTTACGGTTAAATTTAAACCTGATTATGAAAAAGGATTATTTTTAAATTTACTACACCAAGACTTATATAACTTTTTTTCTCCATGGTTATTGAACCCATCAGAAGATGTCCAGTTGGGTGATAGTATACCTACGTCTAAAATTATAGACTTCATTAATAACCGTTATTATGTAGAAGGCATAGGAAATTTTTCTATATTAAAGTATTCTGGTAAACCTCCAGACTTAAAATTAGATAAGATAACAACCTATGATAGCCATTTATTTGCCAGCCATCCATGGTCTGTCATGGTTTCTTCAAAAAAGCATAAAATAGCTGTTGTGGATACATTTGATACTGCTCTGAAATTGCGTCACGGTAGCATAGGTGATATGGCTATTGCTGAAGATTTTATAGTAGGTCCATGGCAAGTGCCTAAAGAAGAAGAACTGTTGCCGCCATGTATAGATCAAGATAGCCCTATACCAAGCTTAGAACAATACTATTTAATCACTAAAAAATACATTAAAACCGATCATGGCCATCACTAG